From Cellvibrio zantedeschiae, the proteins below share one genomic window:
- a CDS encoding protein-glutamate methylesterase/protein-glutamine glutaminase, giving the protein MTIKVLVVDDSALVRSLLAEIIRNAPGFSLVGAAPDAYVARDMVKEFSPDVITLDIEMPRMDGLTFLEKLMVARPTPVVMISTLTEAGADATLYAMELGAVDFIPKPKLGITEGFREYAELILEKLAAAAKVKVKQRKHVATRAAVNPSEKIPKERLHSTEKIIAIGASTGGTEAIKDVLLQLPANVPGIVMTQHMPPGFTRTFAERLNKLSNLHVTEAKGGERILPGHAYLAPGGFHLLVVRSGADYMIKLSESELVHRHRPAVDVMMESVASAGGKNVIGVLLTGMGKDGAKGMLSIRNQGGYTFSQDEQSCVVYGMPKEAVNIGGVDEVVELENMGAAILGKLKMMGAGNRL; this is encoded by the coding sequence TTGACGATTAAAGTGTTAGTTGTAGATGACTCTGCATTGGTTCGGAGCCTGCTAGCAGAAATTATTCGCAATGCACCGGGATTTAGCTTGGTGGGAGCGGCACCGGACGCTTATGTAGCGCGCGATATGGTTAAAGAATTTTCACCCGATGTAATTACGCTTGATATTGAAATGCCGCGTATGGATGGGCTTACTTTCCTGGAAAAATTAATGGTGGCGCGCCCCACGCCGGTTGTGATGATATCTACGCTTACGGAAGCCGGCGCTGACGCAACTCTGTATGCGATGGAATTGGGTGCAGTAGATTTTATTCCTAAACCCAAATTGGGGATTACTGAAGGCTTCCGTGAGTATGCCGAATTAATCTTAGAAAAATTGGCGGCCGCTGCCAAAGTCAAAGTAAAGCAAAGAAAACATGTTGCCACGCGCGCAGCGGTGAATCCAAGCGAAAAAATACCTAAAGAGCGTTTGCACAGCACAGAAAAAATAATTGCTATAGGGGCTTCTACCGGTGGCACAGAAGCGATTAAAGATGTGTTGCTGCAATTGCCTGCCAATGTTCCCGGTATTGTTATGACACAACATATGCCGCCCGGGTTTACCCGTACCTTTGCGGAGCGCTTAAATAAATTAAGCAACCTACATGTGACTGAGGCTAAAGGTGGAGAGCGAATTTTACCGGGCCATGCTTATTTGGCGCCTGGTGGTTTTCATTTATTGGTAGTGCGTTCTGGTGCGGATTACATGATTAAATTATCCGAGTCAGAATTAGTTCACCGCCATCGTCCTGCGGTAGACGTCATGATGGAATCTGTCGCTAGTGCTGGTGGTAAAAATGTAATAGGTGTTTTGTTAACAGGGATGGGTAAGGATGGTGCCAAGGGGATGTTAAGTATCCGCAATCAAGGCGGCTACACTTTTTCACAGGATGAACAGAGTTGCGTTGTATATGGAATGCCTAAGGAGGCTGTAAATATAGGCGGTGTGGATGAAGTGGTTGAACTGGAAAACATGGGCGCTGCAATTTTAGGCAAACTAAAAATGATGGGAGCTGGCAACCGTTTATAA
- the cheD gene encoding chemoreceptor glutamine deamidase CheD — protein sequence MKFDDNEHLAPTTYYDRHFEKDAVKILPGEYYVTKSDKLIVTVLGSCVAVCLRDKINNCGGMNHFLLPNDGSVETGLLTESARYGVYAMEILINHLLKLGAQRNRLEAKVFGGGNVLPGMTINNVGQRNAEFVLDYLHNESIPVVAKDLLDQFPRKVYFFSHTGKVMVKKLKSVHNTTIMDRESEYRMRVKYTPKSGEVDLF from the coding sequence ATGAAATTTGATGATAATGAGCACTTAGCTCCCACGACTTATTACGATCGCCACTTTGAAAAAGATGCGGTAAAAATTTTACCTGGCGAATACTACGTAACCAAAAGCGACAAATTGATCGTTACGGTATTGGGCTCTTGTGTGGCGGTTTGCTTGCGCGACAAAATAAATAATTGTGGCGGCATGAATCATTTTTTGTTGCCTAATGATGGCAGTGTGGAAACGGGGTTGTTAACCGAATCTGCACGCTATGGTGTTTACGCTATGGAGATTCTTATTAATCATTTGTTGAAGTTGGGTGCACAAAGAAACCGCTTGGAAGCAAAAGTATTTGGTGGCGGGAATGTTTTGCCGGGCATGACCATCAATAATGTTGGCCAACGCAACGCTGAGTTTGTGCTGGATTATTTGCATAACGAATCTATTCCTGTAGTAGCAAAGGATTTGCTGGATCAATTCCCTCGTAAGGTCTACTTCTTTAGCCATACCGGAAAAGTGATGGTGAAAAAACTGAAATCTGTGCATAACACTACGATTATGGACCGCGAGAGTGAATACCGTATGCGTGTTAAATACACACCCAAAAGTGGCGAGGTGGATTTATTTTGA